Proteins co-encoded in one Ananas comosus cultivar F153 linkage group 15, ASM154086v1, whole genome shotgun sequence genomic window:
- the LOC109720999 gene encoding uncharacterized protein LOC109720999 isoform X2, with amino-acid sequence MSQYRPTQHQGVNDMQLWQQHLMYKQLHEIQKQQQLQQLDLGGRPQNSLNPPPATSKPTTAFDQFPAMLNEMSTFDGSSYMWQNNSVGSELKSHTNPQMFISGNTNWAQFGGSAATSNLSSGVMLSNSQAQAMRSMGFIPQQLDQSFYGMPVSGTSSFTNQHSQLLGMSNDCGKLTQVQSGQFNSFQTEQQFSEQGRLQDGISNSVQNFQGKCLFGTPVEPKSSFSSGNPQQVNHQQHGAQIQSFQGMKDQSQEKLTAKVGSPRGGTSLDPTEEKLLFGTDNDDNWGASFGRSINSSMGVDGHGNPLENDYFGAFPSLQSGSWSALMQEAVQATSSDNGLQEEWSGLSFQRPEHSIANHSAASNDKNLQIESSLTLRHFPSSNDADGIMNNPNLSSFQHPFRSGLEQKEIGSNDSSCTPVPAQRSPGEANAKQFYQRLEQKQSDEGGIQVPKQLSDAIWAQHTHELSSLRSGGMQFKSQNTQGVWVPQQRMFFQNVTSESGNKPNGWDTNNSVALSSDNTSSIYDNDGNMWKNQNNVNPISGLGALKSGSSASEMQNENNLMHGYSAMMNSNAPKMIQDMNRQVISRPQVNHGTDQVVNTSGNSKVDGTSGGNQPIKGPHGWESSINNAQSRFSDNNEAHRNVVSNEGQPFNSFDSRQHMNSGFSSRGSSLLAGTNVHSLGSGGQKSSNLFGQQTLGSHLLQKHAMGSSRMNVGPSFSPNPTLRSHELPDSVVQGSNDLDRRFDERSQIGGFFPLNKAMDVGEIAMGTVELKNSHAIPSNDNTGSSLDGSPAPYSQNKAVQTSQNMLELLHKVGKSRNSNSLAAPDVSEQAGLDHQQLNQPSSLQGCGLRLGPPSQRQPSSAYSMSGRTFDHNQLDYEVGNKDQTQFTSASPSQTLRSIQATSQRENLGSRSSMSEQTRKETFSHNEANPPSAVVSDSSYRYQQQNSDASGHELTDKSLNYSFGNQNNPSSSHSKRPPSSSSLSQVGTLDRQLPVIDTLLCSQPSIPSMPQQAGSSTMFKNVWTNITAAQQRVSGALPNKITPNVLQSMILSSNTRDASIWGLQKLNDQGKKQDNAQPDVATGSTSSQNQDERQDQGSSAMQSSSEKADDGLKKGILSQGQELLGKHPLDGSSAVSISSLVRLHQQDVSKEKCEEDLSVNTQAVNTSLSNAVGNTDVGLHGSASQPPVLQQKNYSLLHQIQTMKGAELDPSNRFGKRLKGPDFDPDASQKDWKAGQRVAYGQNTLSRVPVDGKVGASSQASISSDIKMLSFASRDKEARSASGSPMLSGREAYYHDIHAAQRQDLQNRVYSVNANSEPNEMGGSEQPKISPQMAPSWFGQYGPYRNGETPAIYGGQRTPTQQYNFPKVVGRMDNVIAPQQRPESGQVGTLGRSMESSKVPTNELSLQSSDITDHAVAVRPKKRKTATAGLQSWHKVIGGHQRLRNSSMAELDWAHSSNRLIEKVEDDAEMLEDGPSVAQPRKRLILTTQLTQQLIPAAPASVLKAQASSAYEGVTYNVAKVALGDACNRLSLSGSSSCQLLDKGCSVLSGLNQNMEKLGDQFISKVVEDYIERSKRLESDFGRLDKRTSMLDIRLECQELERFSIVNRLGKFHGRSRTDGVEASSTSENPSLKTFPQRYVTVLPMARNIPEGVSCFNL; translated from the exons ATGTCACAGTACCGCCCGACTCAGCATCAGGGTGTGAATGACATGCAGCTGTGGCAACAGCACTTGATGTACAAGCAGCTGCATGAGATTCAGAAGCAGCAGCAACTTCAACAGCTAGATCTTGGGGGTAGGCCACAGAACTCACTTAACCCACCACCTGCCACCTCAAAACCCACCACAGCCTTTGACCAGTTTCCTGCAATGTTAAATGAAATGTCGACTTTTGATGGATCTAGTTATATGTGGCAGAATAATTCTGTGGGAAGTGAGTTGAAATCGCACACTAATCCACAGATGTTTATTTCCGGTAACACAAACTGGGCACAATTTGGTGGCTCTGCTGCAACGAGCAACTTGTCGAGTGGTGTCATGTTATCAAACAGTCAAGCCCAAGCTATGAGATCTATGGGGTTCATTCCTCAACAGCTCGATCAGTCCTTTTATGGCATGCCTGTTAGCGGCACCTCAAGTTTTACGAATCAGCATTCTCAACTCTTGGGAATGTCTAACGATTGCGGTAAGTTGACACAGGTGCAGTCAGGTCAATTCAACTCCTTCCAAACTGAACAACAATTTTCTGAACAAGGTAGATTGCAAGATGGCATTTCAAATTCTGTGCAGAACTTTCAAGGAAAATGTTTGTTCGGAACTCCAGTAGAACCTAAAAGTAGTTTTTCATCTGGAAATCCTCAGCAAGTAAATCATCAACAACATGGCGCTCAGATTCAGAGTTTTCAAGGTATGAAGGATCAATCACAAGAGAAATTAACAGCAAAAGTAGGGTCTCCGAGAGGTGGAACTAGCCTAGACCCCACAGAAGAGAAACTCTTGTTTGGTACAGATAATGATGACAATTGGGGAGCTTCTTTTGGGAGGAGTATCAATTCCTCTATGGGAGTTGATGGTCATGGAAATCCTTTGGAAAATGATTACTTTGGCGCATTTCCTTCTCTCCAGAGTGGGAGCTGGAGTGCTCTCATGCAAGAGGCTGTGCAAGCTACGAGCAGTGATAATGGGCTTCAGGAAGAATGGAGTGGTTTAAGTTTCCAGAGACCTGAACACTCAATTGCAAACCACTCAGCTGCGTCAAATGATAAGAACCTGCAGATTGAATCTTCACTGACTTTAAGACATTTCCCATCATCTAATGATGCCGATGGAATAATGAACAATCCTAATCTCTCCAGTTTTCAACACCCTTTTAGATCTGGATTGGAACAAAAGGAGATAGGATCAAATGACTCTTCATGTACACCTGTGCCTGCTCAGAGGTCACCTGGAGAAGCCAACGCGAAGCAGTTTTACCAGAGACTTGAGCAAAAGCAATCTGACGAAGGTGGCATCCAAGTACCAAAGCAGTTATCTGATGCCATTTGGGCACAGCATACACATGAGCTGTCAAGTTTGCGATCTGGAGGCATGCAGTTTAAGTCACAGAATACACAAGGTGTTTGGGTTCCCCAACAAAGAATGTTCTTTCAAAATGTCACTAGTGAGTCTGGAAACAAACCAAATGGTTGGGACACAAACAATTCTGTCGCACTAAGTAGTGATAATACATCGAGTATCTATGATAATGATGGCAATATGTGGAAAAATCAAAACAATGTGAATCCCATCAGTGGTTTGGGAGCATTGAAATCTGGTTCCAGTGCTTCCGAGATGCAAAATGAAAATAATCTAATGCATGGATATTCTGCTATGATGAACTCGAATGCACCAAAAATGATCCAGGATATGAATCGTCAGGTGATTAGTAGACCTCAGGTCAATCATGGGACAGATCAAGTTGTCAATACTTCTGGAAATTCTAAAGTTGATGGAACTTCCGGAGGAAATCAGCCAATCAAGGGCCCGCATGGTTGGGAATCATCAATAAACAATGCTCAAAGTAGATTCAGTGATAACAATGAAGCACATCGAAATGTGGTTTCTAATGAAGGTCAACCGTTTAACAGTTTTGACAGCAGGCAGCATATGAATAGCGGATTCAGTTCCAGAGGGAGTTCCCTTTTGGCTGGAACCAATGTCCATTCTCTAGGCAGTGGTGGCCAAAAGTCCTCGAATCTGTTTGGTCAACAAACTTTGGGGTCTCACTTGTTGCAGAAGCATGCAATGGGCAGTTCACGGATGAATGTTGGGCCTTCTTTCTCTCCAAATCCTACACTGCGTTCTCATGAATTGCCAGACTCTGTTGTCCAAGGATCCAATGACTTGGATCGGAGATTTGATGAACGCTCACAAATTGGTGGATTTTTTCCTTTAAACAAAGCAATGGATGTGGGAGAG ATCGCAATGGGGACAGTGGAACTGAAGAATTCTCATGCCATTCCCAGCAATGATAATACTGGATCTTCCCTTGATGGATCACCTGCTCCATATTCCCAGAACAAGGCAGTTCAAACGAG CCAAAATATGCTTGAACTTCTTCACAAGGTTGGGAAGTCGAGAAATAGTAACTCTCTTGCTGCACCTGATGTGTCTGAACAAGCTGGTCTTGATCATCAGCAACTTAATCAACCTTCTTCATTGCAAGGTTGTGGTTTAAGACTGGGCCCACCATCACAAAGGCAACCCAGTTCAGCTTATTCTATGTCTGGTCGGACTTTCGACCATAACCAACTTGACTATGAGGTGGGAAATAAAGATCAGACACAGTTCACATCTGCATCTCCATCTCAAACTTTACGGTCTATTCAAGCAACTTCTCAAAGAGAAAATTTAGGTAGTAGATCCAGTATGTCTGAACAGACGCGCAAAGAAACCTTTTCACACAATGAGGCCAACCCCCCATCAGCTGTGGTCTCTGATTCTTCATACAGGTATCAGCAACAAAATTCTGATGCAAGTGGACATGAATTAACTGATAAATCTCTTAATTATTCTTTTGGTAACCAAAACAATCCGAGTTCATCTCACAGTAAACGGCCACCTTCCAGTTCCAGTCTCTCTCAGGTTGGTACTTTGGACCGACAACTTCCGGTAATAGATACACTGTTATGTTCACAACCTTCTATTCCAAGCATGCCTCAGCAAGCTGGGTCCTCAACAATGTTTAAGAATGTTTGGACAAATATAACTGCTGCTCAACAACGTGTATCTGGGGCCCTACCAAACAAGATTACTCCTAATGTACTCCAATCGATGATTTTATCAAGTAATACAAGGGATGCAAGTATATGGGGCTTGCAAAAGTTGAATGATCAGGGAAAGAAGCAAGATAATGCTCAACCTGATGTTGCTACAGGTTCTACTAGCTCACAGAATCAAGACGAAAGACAAGACCAGGGAAGTTCTGCTATGCAAAGCTCGTCTGAGAAGGCGGATGATGGTTTGAAGAAAGGAATTTTATCTCAAGGCCAAGAACTTCTGGGGAAGCATCCTTTAGATGGAAGTTCTGCAGTTTCTATTTCATCCTTGGTCCGGCTTCATCAGCAAGATGTCAGTAAGGAAAAATGCGAGGAAGACTTATCTGTTAACACCCAGGCTGTAAATACATCCCTTTCAAATGCTGTTGGTAACACTGATGTTGGGCTGCATGGAAGCGCATCGCAACCTCCAGTTCTTCAACAGAAGAATTACTCTCTGCTACATCAAATACAAACAATGAAGGGTGCTGAACTTGATCCAAGCAATAGGTTTGGGAAGAGGCTGAAAGGACCTGACTTTGATCCTGATGCTTCTCAGAAGGACTGGAAAGCAGGTCAGAGAGTTGCATATGGACAGAATACTCTCTCCAGAGTTCCTGTAGATGGTAAAGTTGGTGCATCTTCACAAGCCTCAATCTCTTCAGACATTAAAATGCTAAGCTTTGCTTCAAGGGACAAGGAAGCAAGGAGTGCGAGCGGTTCTCCTATGCTTTCTGGACGAGAAGCATATTATCATGATATTCATGCTGCACAACGGCAGGATCTTCAAAATCGTGTTTACTCCGTTAACGCAAATTCTGAGCCAAATGAAATGGGAGGAAGTGAGCAGCCCAAAATCAGCCCTCAGATGGCTCCTTCCTGGTTCGGACAGTATGGGCCCTACAGAAATGGTGAGACTCCTGCTATATATGGTGGCCAGAGAACACCAACTCAGCAATATAATTTCCCAAAAGTTGTTGGGCGAATGGATAATGTAATTGCACCTCAGCAAAGACCCGAAAGCGGTCAGGTTGGTACTCTTGGAAGAAGTATGGAATCCTCCAAGGTACCCACCAATGAATTATCTCTCCAGTCTTCTGATATCACAGACCATGCTGTAGCTGTGAGACCAAAGAAACGTAAAACTGCAACAGCCGGTCTTCAATCTTGGCACAAGGTCATTGGAGGACACCAGAGGCTTAGGAACAGCAG catGGCGGAGCTGGATTGGGCTCACTCTTCTAATAGGCTGATTGAGAAG GTAGAGGATGATGCAGAAATGCTAGAGGATGGCCCATCAGTCGCTCAACCGCGAAAAAGGCTAATTTTGACTACACAGCTAACCCAGCAACTTATTCCTGCCGCACCAGCTTCAGTTCTTAAGGCACAGGCTTCTTCTGCTTATGAAGGCGTGACATATAATGTTGCTAAGGTAGCATTAGGGGATGCCTGCAACCGGCTTTCTTTATCCGGAAGCAGTTCTTGTCAGCTTTTAGATAAAGGGTGTAGTGT GTTATCTGGATTGAACCAGAATATGGAGAAGTTGGGAGATCAGTTCATCTCAAAGGTCGTAGAAGACTACATTGAAAGATCCAAAAGACTGGAAAGTGATTTTGGAAG ATTGGACAAGAGGACATCAATGTTAGACATACGGCTGGAGTGCCAAGAGCTGGAGAGATTTTCTATCGTCAATCGTCTAGGCAAGTTCCACGGCAGGAGCCGCACTGATGGAGTCGAGGCCTCATCGACTTCCGAAAATCCTTCTCTGAAAACATTCCCTCAGAGATACGTCACAGTTCTTCCCATGGCCAGAAATATACCGGAGGGTGTATCCTGCTTCAATCTGtag
- the LOC109720999 gene encoding uncharacterized protein LOC109720999 isoform X1 yields the protein MSQYRPTQHQGVNDMQLWQQHLMYKQLHEIQKQQQLQQLDLGGRPQNSLNPPPATSKPTTAFDQFPAMLNEMSTFDGSSYMWQNNSVGSELKSHTNPQMFISGNTNWAQFGGSAATSNLSSGVMLSNSQAQAMRSMGFIPQQLDQSFYGMPVSGTSSFTNQHSQLLGMSNDCGKLTQVQSGQFNSFQTEQQFSEQGRLQDGISNSVQNFQGKCLFGTPVEPKSSFSSGNPQQVNHQQHGAQIQSFQGMKDQSQEKLTAKVGSPRGGTSLDPTEEKLLFGTDNDDNWGASFGRSINSSMGVDGHGNPLENDYFGAFPSLQSGSWSALMQEAVQATSSDNGLQEEWSGLSFQRPEHSIANHSAASNDKNLQIESSLTLRHFPSSNDADGIMNNPNLSSFQHPFRSGLEQKEIGSNDSSCTPVPAQRSPGEANAKQFYQRLEQKQSDEGGIQVPKQLSDAIWAQHTHELSSLRSGGMQFKSQNTQGVWVPQQRMFFQNVTSESGNKPNGWDTNNSVALSSDNTSSIYDNDGNMWKNQNNVNPISGLGALKSGSSASEMQNENNLMHGYSAMMNSNAPKMIQDMNRQVISRPQVNHGTDQVVNTSGNSKVDGTSGGNQPIKGPHGWESSINNAQSRFSDNNEAHRNVVSNEGQPFNSFDSRQHMNSGFSSRGSSLLAGTNVHSLGSGGQKSSNLFGQQTLGSHLLQKHAMGSSRMNVGPSFSPNPTLRSHELPDSVVQGSNDLDRRFDERSQIGGFFPLNKAMDVGEKIAMGTVELKNSHAIPSNDNTGSSLDGSPAPYSQNKAVQTSQNMLELLHKVGKSRNSNSLAAPDVSEQAGLDHQQLNQPSSLQGCGLRLGPPSQRQPSSAYSMSGRTFDHNQLDYEVGNKDQTQFTSASPSQTLRSIQATSQRENLGSRSSMSEQTRKETFSHNEANPPSAVVSDSSYRYQQQNSDASGHELTDKSLNYSFGNQNNPSSSHSKRPPSSSSLSQVGTLDRQLPVIDTLLCSQPSIPSMPQQAGSSTMFKNVWTNITAAQQRVSGALPNKITPNVLQSMILSSNTRDASIWGLQKLNDQGKKQDNAQPDVATGSTSSQNQDERQDQGSSAMQSSSEKADDGLKKGILSQGQELLGKHPLDGSSAVSISSLVRLHQQDVSKEKCEEDLSVNTQAVNTSLSNAVGNTDVGLHGSASQPPVLQQKNYSLLHQIQTMKGAELDPSNRFGKRLKGPDFDPDASQKDWKAGQRVAYGQNTLSRVPVDGKVGASSQASISSDIKMLSFASRDKEARSASGSPMLSGREAYYHDIHAAQRQDLQNRVYSVNANSEPNEMGGSEQPKISPQMAPSWFGQYGPYRNGETPAIYGGQRTPTQQYNFPKVVGRMDNVIAPQQRPESGQVGTLGRSMESSKVPTNELSLQSSDITDHAVAVRPKKRKTATAGLQSWHKVIGGHQRLRNSSMAELDWAHSSNRLIEKVEDDAEMLEDGPSVAQPRKRLILTTQLTQQLIPAAPASVLKAQASSAYEGVTYNVAKVALGDACNRLSLSGSSSCQLLDKGCSVLSGLNQNMEKLGDQFISKVVEDYIERSKRLESDFGRLDKRTSMLDIRLECQELERFSIVNRLGKFHGRSRTDGVEASSTSENPSLKTFPQRYVTVLPMARNIPEGVSCFNL from the exons ATGTCACAGTACCGCCCGACTCAGCATCAGGGTGTGAATGACATGCAGCTGTGGCAACAGCACTTGATGTACAAGCAGCTGCATGAGATTCAGAAGCAGCAGCAACTTCAACAGCTAGATCTTGGGGGTAGGCCACAGAACTCACTTAACCCACCACCTGCCACCTCAAAACCCACCACAGCCTTTGACCAGTTTCCTGCAATGTTAAATGAAATGTCGACTTTTGATGGATCTAGTTATATGTGGCAGAATAATTCTGTGGGAAGTGAGTTGAAATCGCACACTAATCCACAGATGTTTATTTCCGGTAACACAAACTGGGCACAATTTGGTGGCTCTGCTGCAACGAGCAACTTGTCGAGTGGTGTCATGTTATCAAACAGTCAAGCCCAAGCTATGAGATCTATGGGGTTCATTCCTCAACAGCTCGATCAGTCCTTTTATGGCATGCCTGTTAGCGGCACCTCAAGTTTTACGAATCAGCATTCTCAACTCTTGGGAATGTCTAACGATTGCGGTAAGTTGACACAGGTGCAGTCAGGTCAATTCAACTCCTTCCAAACTGAACAACAATTTTCTGAACAAGGTAGATTGCAAGATGGCATTTCAAATTCTGTGCAGAACTTTCAAGGAAAATGTTTGTTCGGAACTCCAGTAGAACCTAAAAGTAGTTTTTCATCTGGAAATCCTCAGCAAGTAAATCATCAACAACATGGCGCTCAGATTCAGAGTTTTCAAGGTATGAAGGATCAATCACAAGAGAAATTAACAGCAAAAGTAGGGTCTCCGAGAGGTGGAACTAGCCTAGACCCCACAGAAGAGAAACTCTTGTTTGGTACAGATAATGATGACAATTGGGGAGCTTCTTTTGGGAGGAGTATCAATTCCTCTATGGGAGTTGATGGTCATGGAAATCCTTTGGAAAATGATTACTTTGGCGCATTTCCTTCTCTCCAGAGTGGGAGCTGGAGTGCTCTCATGCAAGAGGCTGTGCAAGCTACGAGCAGTGATAATGGGCTTCAGGAAGAATGGAGTGGTTTAAGTTTCCAGAGACCTGAACACTCAATTGCAAACCACTCAGCTGCGTCAAATGATAAGAACCTGCAGATTGAATCTTCACTGACTTTAAGACATTTCCCATCATCTAATGATGCCGATGGAATAATGAACAATCCTAATCTCTCCAGTTTTCAACACCCTTTTAGATCTGGATTGGAACAAAAGGAGATAGGATCAAATGACTCTTCATGTACACCTGTGCCTGCTCAGAGGTCACCTGGAGAAGCCAACGCGAAGCAGTTTTACCAGAGACTTGAGCAAAAGCAATCTGACGAAGGTGGCATCCAAGTACCAAAGCAGTTATCTGATGCCATTTGGGCACAGCATACACATGAGCTGTCAAGTTTGCGATCTGGAGGCATGCAGTTTAAGTCACAGAATACACAAGGTGTTTGGGTTCCCCAACAAAGAATGTTCTTTCAAAATGTCACTAGTGAGTCTGGAAACAAACCAAATGGTTGGGACACAAACAATTCTGTCGCACTAAGTAGTGATAATACATCGAGTATCTATGATAATGATGGCAATATGTGGAAAAATCAAAACAATGTGAATCCCATCAGTGGTTTGGGAGCATTGAAATCTGGTTCCAGTGCTTCCGAGATGCAAAATGAAAATAATCTAATGCATGGATATTCTGCTATGATGAACTCGAATGCACCAAAAATGATCCAGGATATGAATCGTCAGGTGATTAGTAGACCTCAGGTCAATCATGGGACAGATCAAGTTGTCAATACTTCTGGAAATTCTAAAGTTGATGGAACTTCCGGAGGAAATCAGCCAATCAAGGGCCCGCATGGTTGGGAATCATCAATAAACAATGCTCAAAGTAGATTCAGTGATAACAATGAAGCACATCGAAATGTGGTTTCTAATGAAGGTCAACCGTTTAACAGTTTTGACAGCAGGCAGCATATGAATAGCGGATTCAGTTCCAGAGGGAGTTCCCTTTTGGCTGGAACCAATGTCCATTCTCTAGGCAGTGGTGGCCAAAAGTCCTCGAATCTGTTTGGTCAACAAACTTTGGGGTCTCACTTGTTGCAGAAGCATGCAATGGGCAGTTCACGGATGAATGTTGGGCCTTCTTTCTCTCCAAATCCTACACTGCGTTCTCATGAATTGCCAGACTCTGTTGTCCAAGGATCCAATGACTTGGATCGGAGATTTGATGAACGCTCACAAATTGGTGGATTTTTTCCTTTAAACAAAGCAATGGATGTGGGAGAG AAGATCGCAATGGGGACAGTGGAACTGAAGAATTCTCATGCCATTCCCAGCAATGATAATACTGGATCTTCCCTTGATGGATCACCTGCTCCATATTCCCAGAACAAGGCAGTTCAAACGAG CCAAAATATGCTTGAACTTCTTCACAAGGTTGGGAAGTCGAGAAATAGTAACTCTCTTGCTGCACCTGATGTGTCTGAACAAGCTGGTCTTGATCATCAGCAACTTAATCAACCTTCTTCATTGCAAGGTTGTGGTTTAAGACTGGGCCCACCATCACAAAGGCAACCCAGTTCAGCTTATTCTATGTCTGGTCGGACTTTCGACCATAACCAACTTGACTATGAGGTGGGAAATAAAGATCAGACACAGTTCACATCTGCATCTCCATCTCAAACTTTACGGTCTATTCAAGCAACTTCTCAAAGAGAAAATTTAGGTAGTAGATCCAGTATGTCTGAACAGACGCGCAAAGAAACCTTTTCACACAATGAGGCCAACCCCCCATCAGCTGTGGTCTCTGATTCTTCATACAGGTATCAGCAACAAAATTCTGATGCAAGTGGACATGAATTAACTGATAAATCTCTTAATTATTCTTTTGGTAACCAAAACAATCCGAGTTCATCTCACAGTAAACGGCCACCTTCCAGTTCCAGTCTCTCTCAGGTTGGTACTTTGGACCGACAACTTCCGGTAATAGATACACTGTTATGTTCACAACCTTCTATTCCAAGCATGCCTCAGCAAGCTGGGTCCTCAACAATGTTTAAGAATGTTTGGACAAATATAACTGCTGCTCAACAACGTGTATCTGGGGCCCTACCAAACAAGATTACTCCTAATGTACTCCAATCGATGATTTTATCAAGTAATACAAGGGATGCAAGTATATGGGGCTTGCAAAAGTTGAATGATCAGGGAAAGAAGCAAGATAATGCTCAACCTGATGTTGCTACAGGTTCTACTAGCTCACAGAATCAAGACGAAAGACAAGACCAGGGAAGTTCTGCTATGCAAAGCTCGTCTGAGAAGGCGGATGATGGTTTGAAGAAAGGAATTTTATCTCAAGGCCAAGAACTTCTGGGGAAGCATCCTTTAGATGGAAGTTCTGCAGTTTCTATTTCATCCTTGGTCCGGCTTCATCAGCAAGATGTCAGTAAGGAAAAATGCGAGGAAGACTTATCTGTTAACACCCAGGCTGTAAATACATCCCTTTCAAATGCTGTTGGTAACACTGATGTTGGGCTGCATGGAAGCGCATCGCAACCTCCAGTTCTTCAACAGAAGAATTACTCTCTGCTACATCAAATACAAACAATGAAGGGTGCTGAACTTGATCCAAGCAATAGGTTTGGGAAGAGGCTGAAAGGACCTGACTTTGATCCTGATGCTTCTCAGAAGGACTGGAAAGCAGGTCAGAGAGTTGCATATGGACAGAATACTCTCTCCAGAGTTCCTGTAGATGGTAAAGTTGGTGCATCTTCACAAGCCTCAATCTCTTCAGACATTAAAATGCTAAGCTTTGCTTCAAGGGACAAGGAAGCAAGGAGTGCGAGCGGTTCTCCTATGCTTTCTGGACGAGAAGCATATTATCATGATATTCATGCTGCACAACGGCAGGATCTTCAAAATCGTGTTTACTCCGTTAACGCAAATTCTGAGCCAAATGAAATGGGAGGAAGTGAGCAGCCCAAAATCAGCCCTCAGATGGCTCCTTCCTGGTTCGGACAGTATGGGCCCTACAGAAATGGTGAGACTCCTGCTATATATGGTGGCCAGAGAACACCAACTCAGCAATATAATTTCCCAAAAGTTGTTGGGCGAATGGATAATGTAATTGCACCTCAGCAAAGACCCGAAAGCGGTCAGGTTGGTACTCTTGGAAGAAGTATGGAATCCTCCAAGGTACCCACCAATGAATTATCTCTCCAGTCTTCTGATATCACAGACCATGCTGTAGCTGTGAGACCAAAGAAACGTAAAACTGCAACAGCCGGTCTTCAATCTTGGCACAAGGTCATTGGAGGACACCAGAGGCTTAGGAACAGCAG catGGCGGAGCTGGATTGGGCTCACTCTTCTAATAGGCTGATTGAGAAG GTAGAGGATGATGCAGAAATGCTAGAGGATGGCCCATCAGTCGCTCAACCGCGAAAAAGGCTAATTTTGACTACACAGCTAACCCAGCAACTTATTCCTGCCGCACCAGCTTCAGTTCTTAAGGCACAGGCTTCTTCTGCTTATGAAGGCGTGACATATAATGTTGCTAAGGTAGCATTAGGGGATGCCTGCAACCGGCTTTCTTTATCCGGAAGCAGTTCTTGTCAGCTTTTAGATAAAGGGTGTAGTGT GTTATCTGGATTGAACCAGAATATGGAGAAGTTGGGAGATCAGTTCATCTCAAAGGTCGTAGAAGACTACATTGAAAGATCCAAAAGACTGGAAAGTGATTTTGGAAG ATTGGACAAGAGGACATCAATGTTAGACATACGGCTGGAGTGCCAAGAGCTGGAGAGATTTTCTATCGTCAATCGTCTAGGCAAGTTCCACGGCAGGAGCCGCACTGATGGAGTCGAGGCCTCATCGACTTCCGAAAATCCTTCTCTGAAAACATTCCCTCAGAGATACGTCACAGTTCTTCCCATGGCCAGAAATATACCGGAGGGTGTATCCTGCTTCAATCTGtag